Proteins from a single region of Hordeum vulgare subsp. vulgare chromosome 6H, MorexV3_pseudomolecules_assembly, whole genome shotgun sequence:
- the LOC123402277 gene encoding probable serine/threonine protein phosphatase 2A regulatory subunit B''delta: protein MEAAPDLSAVSALALQVDLLQLPPEIPAPGAPALRGVLDHLFAHWLSLPDTVALVSCLAQKAKANGVGGFAGGAMLPSMMMQGGANVPPLSPRSPRLSRKPSGVGGHSNRSASPLRPSTARAVKEVIPQFYFRDGRPLPYEQKRQCVSIVEQLFAGHSNGLRIQEFRMVTRELCKLPSFFTTVLFGKIDKDNTEFITRDAFMDFWVNSNMMTMDSATQVFTILKQPDHDYLTKEDFKPVLRDLLDNHPGLEFLKSTPEFQERYAETVVYRIFYCLNRIGSGLLSLRELKRGNLLDSLRHADDEEDINKVLRYFSYEHFYVIYCKFWELDTDHDFFIDKENLIKYGNHALTYRIVDRIFSEVPRKFTSKVPGKMCYEDFVHFILSEEDKSSEPSQDYWFKCIDLDGNNILTHNELQYFFEEQLHRMECMAQEPVLFEDILCQLVDMIGPEDDTFFIIKDFRRCKLSGHFFNVLFNLNKFMAFESRDPFLIRQMREEPSLTDWDRFARREYIRLAMEEDGEDASNASGDVWDESLESPF from the exons ATGGAAGCGGCGCCGGATCTGAGCGCCGTGTCGGCGCTGGCGCTGCAGGTGGACCTCCTGCAGCTGCCGCCGGAGATCCCCGCGCCGGGGGCGCCCGCGCTGCGCGGCGTCCTCGACCACCTCTTCGCGCACTGGCTCTCCCTCCCCGACACCGTCGCGCTGGTCAGCTGCCTGGCCCAGAAGGCCAAGGCCAACGGCGTGGGCGGCTTCGCCGGGGGCGCCATGCTACCGTCCATGATGATGCAGGGGGGCGCCAACGTGCCGCCGCTCTCGCCGAGGTCGCCGCGCCTCTCCAGGAAGCCCAGCGGGGTCGGCGGACACTCCAACCGCTCCGCGTCCCCGCTCCGGCCGTCCACCGCGCGCGCCGTCAAGGAGGTCATTCCGCAG TTCTATTTCCGAGATGGACGCCCGCTGCCATATGAGCAGAAGAGGCAGTGCGTATCTATAGTCGAGCAGCTCTTCGCCGGGCACTCCAATGGCCTTCGGATTCAAG AATTTCGGATGGTTACCAGGGAGCTCTGCAAACTACCGTCGTTCTTTACCACTGTTCTTTTTGGAAAGATCGATAAGGATAacactgaatttatcacaag GGATGCCTTTATGGATTTCTGGGTGAATAGCAATATGATGACTATGGACAGTGCAACCCAAGTATTTACGATTTTGAAGCAACCCGATCATGATTACCTCACAAAG GAAGATTTCAAACCGGTTCTTCGAGACCTTTTGGACAACCATCCTGGTCTGGAATTCTTAAAGAGCACGCCGGAATTTCAAGAAAGATATG CTGAGACTGTCGTATATAGGATATTTTATTGCTTGAATCGAATTGGAAGTGGCCTTCTCAGTCTGAGGGAGCTGAAGCGTGGAAATCTGCTTGATTCGCTGCGGCATGCTGATGATGAAGAGGATATCAATAAAGTCTTAAG GTATTTCTCGTATGAGCATTTCTATGTGATATATTGCAAGTTCTGGGAACTCGATACGGACCATGATTTCTTTATTGATAAAGAAAATCTTATTAAGTATGGAAATCATGCGTTGACATATAGGATTGTAGATAGAATTTTCTCAGAG GTTCCCAGGAAATTTACCAGCAAGGTTCCAGGGAAAATGTGTTATGAAGATTTTGTTCATTTTATTTTATCTGAAGAAGATAAATCATCAGAACCAAGCCAAGATTATTG GTTTAAATGTATAGATTTGGATGGCAACAACATACTCACACACAATGAACTACAATACTTCTTTGAGGAGCAACTTCATCGCATGGAATGCATGGCCCAGGAACCTGTACTGTTTGAGGACATCTTGTGTCAACTTGTTGATATGATAGGACCAGAG GATGATACCTTTTTTATAATAAAAGACTTCCGGAGGTGCAAATTGTCTGGGCATTTCTTCAATGTTCTGTTCAACCTCAACAAGTTCATGGCTTTTGAATCTAGAGACCCATTCCTCATCCGCCAA atgcgtgAAGAGCCATCCTTGACCGACTGGGATCGTTTTGCTCGGAGAGAATATATTAGATTGGCAATGGAAGAAGATGGTGAAGATGCTTCCAATGCAAGTGGAGATGTTTGGGATGAGTCACTTG